The window TTGACTTGGCTATGGCTGCCTCGCTATAATCTTGCCAATGTGTGCATTCAACCGTCATGCTGAACTGACATTGATCCTTGCTTCTAGCTCGCCCAGGCGCAGGGCGCTATTGGCTCTCCTGGGTTTGCCTTTTGTCGTACATCCAGCCGAAGTGGAGGAGGTGAATCATGAGGGCGAGGATGCTGCGACGATGGTAGCCCGTCTCGCGCAGGCTAAGGCGCATGCAGCACGGGCTGGGGTACAGCAAGGTCTGATTGTAGCTGCAGACACGGCAGTCTATTTGGATGGAGAGGTATTAGGCAAACCGAAAAGCCCTGCCGATGCAGTGTCAATGCTGCGTCACCTGAGAGCACGACCTCATAAAGTCTTTAGTGCTGTGACCGTGCTCGATGCATCATCCGAGCGTATGCGCACCGAATTAGCGCAGAGCACGGTCTGGATGCGAAATTATAGCGATGAAGAGATTGCCACCTACGTGGCCAGTGGCGATCCTTTGGACAAGGCAGGTTCGTATGCCATTCAATACGCTGATTTTGCCCCAGTGGGACGCATTGAAGGTTGCTATGCCAATGTCATGGGATTGCCGCTCTGTCATCTGTACCGTATACTGCGCGAATTCGGATTGACCCTGGAGGAGAGTCCTGTTGCTGCCTGCGATCATTTCAACCAGCGCAGGTGCAATGTGGCTGGGGAGATCCTCAGCAGATAGCAGGAGTATGCCAATGAGAAGCTTTGGCAGTCAAAGTATGGTCGAACCTCTGCGCAAGGTAGTGGTCAGGCGACCGGATCGCGCTTTTGCTACAGCTGATCCTTTGCGCTGGCATTATAAGGATCGCCCTGATTGGGAGATAGCTTGCCAAGAGCATGATGCCCTTGTCGCGATACTGCGCCAAGCAGGGGTAGAGGTGGTCTATCACGAAGAATTCCTGCCTGATCATGCTGATGCGATCTTTGTCCACGATCCGGCGATTGTCACTGATAGGGGAGCCGTGATTCTGAAAATGGGCAAAGCGTTGCGTGAAGGCGAAGAAGCAGCCATGGCGCGCTGCTTCAAGAAACTAGGAGTGCCCATACTCTACGCCTTGCATGGTGAAGCGCAGGCAGAGGGTGGAGACCTGCTCTGGCTGGATCACGATACCCTGGCTGTAGGACAAGGTTTCCGCACCAATGCAGAAGGGTATAGACAACTGCAGGAAGCTCTGCAGGGCCTGGGGGTTGAGCTGATTCCCGTCCCACTGCCCTATTGGGGAGGGGCAGAAGCCTGTCTGCATCTGATGTCGCTCATTA of the Chloroflexota bacterium genome contains:
- the maf gene encoding septum formation protein Maf, which codes for MALLGLPFVVHPAEVEEVNHEGEDAATMVARLAQAKAHAARAGVQQGLIVAADTAVYLDGEVLGKPKSPADAVSMLRHLRARPHKVFSAVTVLDASSERMRTELAQSTVWMRNYSDEEIATYVASGDPLDKAGSYAIQYADFAPVGRIEGCYANVMGLPLCHLYRILREFGLTLEESPVAACDHFNQRRCNVAGEILSR
- a CDS encoding amidinotransferase, whose protein sequence is MRSFGSQSMVEPLRKVVVRRPDRAFATADPLRWHYKDRPDWEIACQEHDALVAILRQAGVEVVYHEEFLPDHADAIFVHDPAIVTDRGAVILKMGKALREGEEAAMARCFKKLGVPILYALHGEAQAEGGDLLWLDHDTLAVGQGFRTNAEGYRQLQEALQGLGVELIPVPLPYWGGAEACLHLMSLISLIDHDLAVAYLPLLPVPFWQYLTRRGFRFVEVPDEEFQTMGPNVLALAPRQCVVLEGNPVTKRRLEEMGCQAFPFPGNEISLKAEGGPTCLTRPVLRGD